DNA from Mycobacterium sp. SMC-8:
TGCGGGTGCTGGCGCCGCTCGGGCTGATCTTCGACGAGAACTCGCCGTGGTTGTCGGTGTCGGCGTGCACGGGCAGCCCGGGCTGCGCGCGCTCGGTCGCCGATGTGCGCACCGACGCCGCAGCGGCCGCGGTCGACGATCCCGACATCGCAGTTCACCGGCACTTCGTCGGCTGTGAGCGGGCCTGCGGCAGCCGCGCCGACGCCCGGGTGCTGATCGCGACCGGAGACGGCTACCGGGCCCGCGAACCCCACCCGTAGGGTGATCGGGTGCTCGACTACATCCGCGACGCCACTGAGATCTACCGTCAGTCGTTCGCGACGATCCGCGCCGAGGCGGACCTGGCCCGGTTCCCCGCCGACGTGGCCCGGGTGGTGGTCCGCCTGATTCACACGTGCGGACAGGTCGATGTCGCCGAGCACGTCGCATTCACCCCGGATGTCACTGCCCGCACCCACGCCGCCCTCGCCGCCGGCGCTCCGATCCTGTGCGACTCGTCCATGGTGGCCGCCGGAATCACCCGCAGCCGCCTGCCCGCCGACAACGAGGTGGTGTCGTTGGTCGCCGATCCGCGTGCGCCTGAACGGGCAGCTCAACTGGGCACCACCCGCTCGGCGGCCGCGGTGGACCTGTGGAGCGACCGGATCCCCGGGGCGGTCGTGGCGATCGGCAACGCCCCCACCGCGTTGTTCCGGCTGCTCGAACTCGTCGACGAGGGCCTGGCGCCGCCGGTCTCGGTGCTGGGCGGACCGGTCGGGTTCGTCGGATCCGCGCAGTCCAAGCAGGAGCTCATCGACAACCCCAGGGGCGTGTCGTATCTGGTGGTGACAGGCAGGCGCGGCGGTAGCGCGATGGCCGCTGCCGCCGTGAACTCGATTGCGGCAGAGGAAGAATGAGCAACCCGCAGGGAACGCTGTACGGAGTCGGACTGGGCCCGGGCGACCCCGAGCTGGTGACCGTCAAGGCGGCCAGGGTGATCGGCGCCGCCGACGTCGTCGCCTATCACAGTGCGCGGCACGGTCGCAGCATCGCCCGTTCGATCGCCGAGCCCTATCTGCGCAACGGGCAGGTCGAGGAGCACCTCGTCTACCCGGTCACCACCGAGACCTCCGACCACCCCGGCGGATATGCCGCAGCGATGGAGGACTTCTACCGCGAATCCGCCGACCGCATCGCCGCCCACCTGGACGCGGGGCGCGACGTCGCTCTGCTGGCCGAGGGCGATCCGCTGTTCTACAGCTCCTACATGCACATGCACACCCGCCTCACCGAGCGGTTCGACGCCGTGATCGTGCCCGGGGTGACCTCGGTCAGCGCCGCGTCGGCCGCGGTGTCGACGCCACTGGTACAGGGCGACCAGGTGCTCACCATCCTGCCGGGCACGCTGCCCGCCGACGAACTCCAACGCCGCCTGGCCGACACCGACGCGGCGGTGATCCTCAAGCTGGGACGGTCCTACCCCGCTGTGCGGCAAGCTCTTTGCGCGTCAGGCCGGATGACCGACGCGTTCTACGTCGAACGCGCCAGCACCGAGAGGCAGCGGATCCTGCCCGCGAGCGACGTCGACGACGCGTCGGTGCCCTACTTCGCGCTGGCCATGCTGCCCGGCCGCGATCCCGAGCCGTCCGGCACCGGCTCGGTGGCGGTGGTCGGGCTCGGGCCCGGTGACATCGGGTGGATGACGCCACAGAGCCGGCGGGAGCTGGCCGCGGCCACGGACCTGATCGGCTATGGCCCCTACCTGGACCGCGTGCCGGTCCGCGGTGGGCAGCGCCTGCATCCCAGCGACAACACCGACGAACCCGCCCGTGCGCGGCTGGCCTGCGAGTTGGCCGAACAGGGACGCACCGTGGCGGTGGTGTCGTCGGGCGATCCGGGGGTGTTCGCGATGGCGACCGCCGTGCTCGAGGAGGCCGAGCAGTGGCCCGGGGTGCAGGTCCGGGTGATCCCGGCGATGACCGCGGCCCAGGCGGTGGCCAGCCGGGTCGGCGCGCCGCTGGGGCACGACTACGCGGTGATCTCGCTGTCCGACCGGCTCAAGCCGTGGGACGTCATCGCCCGCCGACTTTCCGCCGCCGCGGCCGCCGACATGGTGCTCGCGATCTACAACCCGGCCTCCAAGACCCGCACCTGGCAGGTCGCCGCGATGCGGGACCTGCTGCTGGAACACCGTGATCCGGCGACGCCGGTCGTCATCGGCCGCGACGTGTCCGGGCCGAGCGAATCGGTGCGGGTGGTCGCGCTGGGCGATCTGGATCCCGGTGAGGTCGACATGCGTTGCCTGCTCATCGTCGGCTCGTCACAGACGCGCTGGGCCGCCGGGGGCGCCGGGGGCGCCGACCGCGTCTTCACCCCGCGCCGGTACCCGCAATCCTGAGCCAATCTGACATCTGTCGCGCATCGTTGACAGTTGTCAGAACTGCGGGTTAAGGTCGCGCGTGCAGCGAGGCCTCCCGGTGCGTTCGCCGACCGACCGGCGGCAGCCACAGAAGAGCGACCTGCGGCGCAGCGCGATCCTGGAGTCACTGGACCACCACCTGCGCGCATCCGGCTTCGACGACCTCAACATCGCCGACGTCACCCGCCGGGCCGGTGTCACCCGGTCGGCGTTCTACTTCTACTTCGAGAACAAGGCCGCCGCGGTGGCCGCGCTGCTGGAGCCGATGTACGAGGACGGTTTCCTGGCCAGCGACCTGCTCAGCGACACCTCCCAGCCGCCCCGCGCCCGCATCCGGGGAATGCTGGAGGCGCTGCTGGGCACCGTCGACGAACACCGCTATCTGCTGGCGGCCATGCTGGAAGCCCGCGCATCCAGCTCCGCGGTCCGCGGTGTGTGGGACGACGCGCGGGAATCCTTCGTGGGCCCGGTCGCGTCGATGATCGCCGGTGAACGCGAGAGCGGACGGGCCCCGGCCGGCGCTCCTGCCGAGGTGCTCGCGAGCCTGCTGCTGGAGTTCAACGACCGGCTGATGGAGCGCTACACCGTCGGCGGCCGGCTCACCCGCGCCGAACTGCTGTCCGGCGCCGAGACCATCTGGTTGCGCACGATCTACGCCGGTGACGGCGACTGACGAAAGGCGGTCCGAGTGACGATTCCGCGTAGTCCTGAGGACATCACGCCCGCGTGGCTGACCGCGGTCCTGGGCACCGACGTCGACACGGCCGATGTGGTCGCCATCGGCACGGGGCAGACCGGCGCCACCTACCGGGTCACCGCCGCTTACTCCACTGCCTCCCGATCACCTTCTCTACCCACCACTTTCGCGGTTAAACTGCCCGCACAGGACGACGAAGTCCGAGAACGAGTCGCCCTGGGCTACGTGTCCGAGGTGGACTTCTACACCGCCATCGCCCGCGACGTCACCATCCCGGCGCCCGGCTGCTTTCACAGCGAGATTTCCGCTGACGGCAAGGATTTCGTGCTCGTATTGGCCGACATGGCGCCCGCCGAACAGGGCGATCAGATCGCCGGGTGCACCCCCGGCGAAGCGGAACTGGCCGTCGAGGCGCTGGCCGGGCTGCACGGGCCGACCTGGAACGACCGGCGATACTTCGACCTGCCGTCGATCGTGATGCCCAAGCCCGGCGACGAAGCGGCCGCCACCGGCATGGGCGAGGTGGCCAAGGTGGCGGCTGACATCACGCTGGACAAGCTGGGGGCGTCCATCAGCGACCAAGACCGCGACACACTGCTCACCTCGATGGGCCTTATCACCCCGTGGCTGCTCGCGGTGCCGGACCGGTTCTCGCTGATGCACGGCGATTACCGGCTCGACAACCTGCTCTACGACCCGGACCGCACCCGCGTCACCGTCGTCGACTGGCAGACTCTCGGGCTCGGGTTACCCAGCCGGGATCTGGCGTATTTCACCGCCACCAGTCTGCTACCGGAGACCCGGGCCGAGGTCGAGCGTGGTCTGGTCGAGCGGTACCACGCGGCACTGCTGGGCCACGGTGTCACCGGCTACGACCTCCAGACCTGCTGGCACGACTACCGACTCGGGGTGCTGCAGGCGCCGCTGATCACCGCGCTGGGCACCGCGTTCGCGTCGTCGACCGACCGCGGCGACGAGATGATGCTGACCATGCTGCGCCGCGGCTGCCGCGCCATCCGCGAACTCGAGTCGATCGCACTGGTCAGGTCGTATCAGGCTTCGTCACCGACCACTGTGTGACCGGCATCGCCGGCCGCCATCCGGTGAACGCGCCGACCGCGTCGCCCTGGTAGTGCTGGAACCGGCGCAGCCGCCCGCCAACACGTGAATACCATTGCGCCAGTGTAAATTCCGATTCCACCGTGACCGCGTTGGCGACCAGTCGGCCACCGGCGGGCAGTTTCTCCCAGCAGGCCTCGATCAGGCCGGGCTGACTGACGCCGCCGCCGACGAAGACCGCCGCGGGCGGCGCCGCATCGGCGAAGGACTCCGGTGCGCCGCGTGCGGTCTCGACCGGCACACCGTAGGCGACCGCGTTCTCGCCGACTCTGGCGCGGCGGGCGTCGTCGCGTTCGAACGCGATCGCGCGGCAACCGGGTCCGCTGCGGCACCACTCGATCGAGACACTGCCCGACCCCGCACCCACGTCCCAGAGCAACTCCCCCGGCCGCGGCGCGAGCGCGGCCAGTGTCGCGGCACGGATCATCTGCTTGGTGATCTGCCCGTCATGGGCGAACGCGTCGTCTGGCAGCGCGCCGAACCGGCGCTCGTCGGGCAGATACCGCACCGCCATCACGTTGAGGTCGTCGACGTCCGCCGGTGGCCGGGCCGCCCACTCCCGCGCTGTCGAGGTGCGCCGCAACTCTTTTGGGCCGCCCAACTGTTCGAGGACAGTCAGCTCCGAGTCACCCCGTCCGGTGGCGGTGAGCAGCCGTGCCAGTTCCGCCGGCGTGGAACCGTCCCGCGACAACACCACGGCCTGCCCGCCACGGCGCACCGCGGTGTGCGGTTCGCGCCACACCACGCTGATGATCTCGGTGTCCTGCACCGACCAGCCGACCCGCGAGCAGGCCAGCGTCACCGACGACACGTGCGGCAGCACCGCCACCCTGTCCGGACCGAACCTGCGGATCAGTGTGCTGCCGATGCCGTGCAGCAGCGGGTCTCCGCTGGCCACCACATGCACGTCGACATCGTCACCGTCGAGCAGTGTGTCCAGCGCCGGCAGCAGCGGGCTCGGCCACGTCCGCCGCGCCGCGGTCACCGTCGCGTCCAGCAGATCAAGCTGCCTACGGGAACCGTAAACAACGGTGGCCCTAGCAAGTTCAGCGCGCGAAGGCGGCGGCAGCCCGGCCATTCCGTCGGCGCCGATGCCCACCACGACGATCACCGCGGCAGCCTACGCCACACCGGCCGCGGCAGCAGCCGGAACACCAGCGCCAACAACGCCAGCGGGCCGGGAACCCACACCGTGTCGCGCCGCTTGCGCAGCGCCCGCGCCGTCGCGTCGGCCACCTGCGCCGGCGTGCTCGACAGCGGTGCCGGGGTCATTCCCTGCGTCATCCTGCCGATCACAAAGCCGGGCCGCACGAGCAGCAACCGCACACCGGTGCCGTGCAGCGCATCGGTCAGACCGCTGCAGAAGCCGTCCAGGCCCGCCTTGGCCGACCCGTAGACGTAGTTCGCGCGACGCACCCGCACGCCGGCCACCGACGAGAACACCACCAGCGTCCCCGCCCCGGCCCGGCGCATCCTGGCGGCCAGTTCGGTCAGCAGGCTGACCTGGGCCACGTAGTCGGTGTGCGCGATCGCGGCCGCGTGCCCGGGATCCTCCTCGGCGCGGGCCTGGTCGCCGAGGATCCCGAACGCCAGCACCGCGGTGCCGATTTGGCCGTGCTCGGCCTCGATCGCATCGACCAGCCCGCGGTGCGCGGCGAGATCGTCGGCGTCGAACGCGACCGTGTGCACCGACGCGGCCCCGGCCCGCTGCACCGCGGTGATCTGCTCGCGCAGCGCGTCGGGTCTGCGGGCGGCCAACACCACCGCCGCCCCCGGCGCCAGCCGGCACGCCAGTTCCACGCCGATCTCGCTGCGACCGCCGAAAATCACCACCGGTCCCGCGTTCGTGTCCTCCACGGCGCTGATTATCGCCTGCGCTAGCGTGGGGCCGATGGCCAAGGCGACGACCCGACTGACCGACGACGCGCTCGCGTTCCTGTCCGAGCGCCACCTCGCGATGCTGACCACGCTGCGGGCCGACGGGTCCCCGCATGTGGTGGCCGTCGGTTTTACGTTCGACCCCGCCACCCACATCGCCCGGGTGATCACCTCGGGCGGCTCCCAGAAGGCCGTCAACGCCGAGCATCGCGGGGTCGCGGTCCTCAGCCAGGTCGACGGCGCCCGCTGGTTGTCGCTGGAGGGCAAATCGGCGGTGCACACCGACGCCGACGCGGTACGCGACGCCGAACTACGGTACGCCCAGCGCTACCGCACGCCCCGGCCGAACCCGAAGCGCGTCGTGATCGAGGTGCGCATCGCGCGGGTGCTCGGGTCGTCGGCGCTGCTCGACCGCGGCGAGGCCTGACCGGTCAGGGCACCGGGACCACGACGAGGTCGTGCGGCCGGTTGTTCACCGACTCCGCTCCGTCGGCGGTGACGACCACGATGTCCTCGATGCGCGCACCCCACTGGCCCGGGAAGTAGATTCCCGGCTCGACCGAGAACGCCATCCCCTCCTGCAGCGGCAGCGTGTTTCCCGCCACGATGTAGGGCTCCTCGTGCACCGACAACCCGATACCGTGCCCGGTGCGGTGCACGAACGCCTCCGCCAGTCCCGCGGCGGCCAGCACGTCACGGGCCGCGGCGTCGACCTGTTCGGCCGTCACGCCCGGCCGGACGGACTCGACCGCGGCGCGCTGGGCCCGCTGCAGCACGGCATACCGGCGTGCCACCTGCGGGTCGGGTTCACCGATGCTGTAGGTCCGGGTGGAATCGGAGTTGTAGCCCGGGTCGAAGGGGCCGCCGATGTCCACGACGACGATGTCGCCGACGCGCAGTTCCCGGTCCGAACACTCGTGGTGCGGATCGGCCCCGTGCGGACCGGAGCCCACGATGATGAACGCCACTTCTGAATGTCCTTCGGCCACAATGGCTTCGGCGATGTCCGCCGCGACGTCGGCTTCCGTCCGGCCCGGGACCAGGAACTCGGGGACCCGCGCGTGCACGCGGTCGATCGCGGCACCGGCCTTGCGCAGTGCGTCGATTTCGGCCGGATCCTTGACCATCCGCAGCCTGCGCAGCACGTCGGTGGCCAGCACCGGCACCGCGGCGAGCACGTCGGCCAGCGGCAGCAGATGCAGCGCCGGCATCGAATCGGTGACCGCGACATGGTGTGGAACCTGACCGGGCAACGCGTCGGCGACGAGGCGGTACGGATCGTCACCGTCAACCCAATCCCGTACTGCCACACCGAGTTCAGGCACGGCCGAGTCCTTCAGCGCGGCGAGCTCCAGCCGCGGCACCACGATCGTCGGCTCACCGTTTGCCGGCAGCACCAGCGCGGTCAGCCGTTCGAAGGTCTGGGCCCGGGAGCCGACAAGGTAGCGCAGGTCGTATCCCGGTGTGATCACCAGGCCGGCCAGCCCGGCGTCGGCCGCGGCAGCCACCGCCGCGCGCAGTCGCTGTGCGTACACGTCGGTGTCGAATCGAGCGCCTGTCATGTCTTTCAGGCTAGTGCGCGCGGCGATCTCCCCGCGAGCAGACACAAACTCGCACGAATCGCCGCGAAAGTATGCGAGTTTGTGTCTGCTCGCGGGGAAAGGTGACCTGGCAGGATGGCCGGCATGGCCCGCACGTCCAATGAAGCCCCGCTGGTCCTGCTCGACGGTGCGAGTATGTGGTTCCGCTCGTTCTTCGGTGTCCCGTCGTCGATCACCGCGCCGGACGGTCGGCCGGTCAATGCGCTGCGCGGGTTCTTCGACGCGGTCGCCACAGTGATCGCCCGCGAACGGCCGCGCCGGCTGGTGGTCTGCCGGGACGACGACTGGCGGCCGCAGTGGCGCGTCGACCTGATCCCGTCGTACAAGGCGCACCGGGTAGCTGTCCCTGCCGAGGAAGCGAACCCGGCCACCGACGTCGACATCGAGCAGGTGCCCGACGAGTTGACCCCGCAGGTCGACATGATCATGGAGATGCTCGACGCGTTCGGCATCCCGACGGCCGGGGCCGAGCAGTGCGAGGCCGACGACGTGCTGGGCACGCTCGCCGAACGCGAGCGCCGCGACCCCGTGGTGGTGGTCAGCGGCGACCGCGACCTGCTGCAGCTGGTACGCGACGAGCCGGTCCCGGTCCGGGTGCTTTATCTGGGCCGCGGGCTGTCCAAGGCGGTCAAGTACGGCCCACGCGAGGTAGCCGAGACCTACAACGTGCCCGTCGACCGGGCCGGGCCGGCCTACGCAGAGCTGGCGCTGCTGCGGGGCGACCCATCCGACGGGCTGCCGGGCGTCCCGGGTATCGGGGAGAAGACAGCGGCCGCGCTGCTGGCTCAGCACGGGTCGCTGGAGCGGATCGTTGCCGCCGCACACGACCCGAAGTCGCGGCTGCCCAAGGCGCACCGGAACAAGCTGCTGGCCGCGGCCGACTACATCCAAAGGGCCGGACCGGTGGTGCGGGTGGCCACCGACGCCGACATCTCGTTCTCCACCGATGGTGATGAACTGCCACTGGCGGCCCGCCATCCCGGCAAAGTCGCCGAACTCGCCGACCGCTACGGCGTGTCGTCGTCGATCGGACGACTCCAGTCCGCCTTAGACAAGCTCTGACAAGCTCTACGGTTACTTCGGGCGGCCGACCTCGTAGGTGCCGTCGTCGTCCTGGAAGGTGACGGTGACCTGGCGCTTGGTGCCGTCGATGCTGACCTCGCAGTTGAACGAGTCGCCCTTCTTGACCGTCGGGCTCACACCGTTGTTGCACTTCACGTCGTTGACGTTTCTCGCGCCGTAGCCGTTGGTCTCGTCGGTGAGGATCTGCTCCACACCGGCTTGGGCCGCATTGATGTCGAGCTTGGTGGTGACGAAGAAGCCCGGCTTCCAGAAGCCCAGCACCAGCACGGCGGCGATGACGACCGCGGCCAGCACACCGACCACTCCGCCGATCACAGCCAGCGAACGCTTCGAGCCTTCCTCCTGGCCTGGCGCCGGATACCCGGGCGCACCGGGGTACTGGCCGTAGGGGCCCGGTTGACCGTAGGCGTTGGGCTGCCCGTACTGCTGGCCGTATCCGCCCGGCTGGCTGTACTGTCCGGGCGGCGGGTAGCCGGCCGGGTTGTACTCGGCGGGCTGCTGGCCGTACTGGTCGGCCGGGTACTGCGCCGGCGTATACGTCGGCGGCTGCGTTGGTTGCTGGTACTGCGGGTACTGCTGCGGCGTGTACGCCGGCGGCTGCCACCCCTGCTGCTCGGGCTGCTGGCCGGCGCCCGGAGTCGGGGGCTGCCAGCCCTGGTTGGCCGCCGATTCGCCCGCCGGCTGATCCGTGCCCTGTTCAGGCTGCTGACCCGGCCACGGCTGCGTCGGGTCGGATCCCTGCGGTCCGCTCATTTCTCTCCTTGGTCATCCGGGGCTGGTGTGCCGGGGGCCCTGCTGGCACCACACACTACCCGGCATCAACAGCTACGACGCCGCGCCGAACGTCGTTGATGGCGCGTTTTGCGGTTGCCCGCAAAGCCGCCGACGGCGCCGCGCCGCGGACCTGGTCGGCCAGATCCAGCACCTGCCGGCACCAGCGGACGAAATCGCCCGCCGACATCGACGCGCCGGTGCCCGCGGTGTCCGACGCGGCCAGTGCCGAGGCCAGATCGCCGGTGCTCGCCCAGCGGTGTATCGCCGCGACGAAACCGTGGTCGGGTTCGCGGCTCGGCGCGAGCCGGTGCCGCTGCTCGTCGGCCCTCAAC
Protein-coding regions in this window:
- a CDS encoding Xaa-Pro peptidase family protein, whose protein sequence is MTGARFDTDVYAQRLRAAVAAAADAGLAGLVITPGYDLRYLVGSRAQTFERLTALVLPANGEPTIVVPRLELAALKDSAVPELGVAVRDWVDGDDPYRLVADALPGQVPHHVAVTDSMPALHLLPLADVLAAVPVLATDVLRRLRMVKDPAEIDALRKAGAAIDRVHARVPEFLVPGRTEADVAADIAEAIVAEGHSEVAFIIVGSGPHGADPHHECSDRELRVGDIVVVDIGGPFDPGYNSDSTRTYSIGEPDPQVARRYAVLQRAQRAAVESVRPGVTAEQVDAAARDVLAAAGLAEAFVHRTGHGIGLSVHEEPYIVAGNTLPLQEGMAFSVEPGIYFPGQWGARIEDIVVVTADGAESVNNRPHDLVVVPVP
- a CDS encoding 5'-3' exonuclease encodes the protein MAGMARTSNEAPLVLLDGASMWFRSFFGVPSSITAPDGRPVNALRGFFDAVATVIARERPRRLVVCRDDDWRPQWRVDLIPSYKAHRVAVPAEEANPATDVDIEQVPDELTPQVDMIMEMLDAFGIPTAGAEQCEADDVLGTLAERERRDPVVVVSGDRDLLQLVRDEPVPVRVLYLGRGLSKAVKYGPREVAETYNVPVDRAGPAYAELALLRGDPSDGLPGVPGIGEKTAAALLAQHGSLERIVAAAHDPKSRLPKAHRNKLLAAADYIQRAGPVVRVATDADISFSTDGDELPLAARHPGKVAELADRYGVSSSIGRLQSALDKL
- a CDS encoding precorrin-8X methylmutase, with the protein product MLDYIRDATEIYRQSFATIRAEADLARFPADVARVVVRLIHTCGQVDVAEHVAFTPDVTARTHAALAAGAPILCDSSMVAAGITRSRLPADNEVVSLVADPRAPERAAQLGTTRSAAAVDLWSDRIPGAVVAIGNAPTALFRLLELVDEGLAPPVSVLGGPVGFVGSAQSKQELIDNPRGVSYLVVTGRRGGSAMAAAAVNSIAAEEE
- a CDS encoding DUF4333 domain-containing protein; translation: MSGPQGSDPTQPWPGQQPEQGTDQPAGESAANQGWQPPTPGAGQQPEQQGWQPPAYTPQQYPQYQQPTQPPTYTPAQYPADQYGQQPAEYNPAGYPPPGQYSQPGGYGQQYGQPNAYGQPGPYGQYPGAPGYPAPGQEEGSKRSLAVIGGVVGVLAAVVIAAVLVLGFWKPGFFVTTKLDINAAQAGVEQILTDETNGYGARNVNDVKCNNGVSPTVKKGDSFNCEVSIDGTKRQVTVTFQDDDGTYEVGRPK
- the cbiE gene encoding precorrin-6y C5,15-methyltransferase (decarboxylating) subunit CbiE, whose amino-acid sequence is MIVVVGIGADGMAGLPPPSRAELARATVVYGSRRQLDLLDATVTAARRTWPSPLLPALDTLLDGDDVDVHVVASGDPLLHGIGSTLIRRFGPDRVAVLPHVSSVTLACSRVGWSVQDTEIISVVWREPHTAVRRGGQAVVLSRDGSTPAELARLLTATGRGDSELTVLEQLGGPKELRRTSTAREWAARPPADVDDLNVMAVRYLPDERRFGALPDDAFAHDGQITKQMIRAATLAALAPRPGELLWDVGAGSGSVSIEWCRSGPGCRAIAFERDDARRARVGENAVAYGVPVETARGAPESFADAAPPAAVFVGGGVSQPGLIEACWEKLPAGGRLVANAVTVESEFTLAQWYSRVGGRLRRFQHYQGDAVGAFTGWRPAMPVTQWSVTKPDTT
- a CDS encoding SDR family NAD(P)-dependent oxidoreductase, whose translation is MEDTNAGPVVIFGGRSEIGVELACRLAPGAAVVLAARRPDALREQITAVQRAGAASVHTVAFDADDLAAHRGLVDAIEAEHGQIGTAVLAFGILGDQARAEEDPGHAAAIAHTDYVAQVSLLTELAARMRRAGAGTLVVFSSVAGVRVRRANYVYGSAKAGLDGFCSGLTDALHGTGVRLLLVRPGFVIGRMTQGMTPAPLSSTPAQVADATARALRKRRDTVWVPGPLALLALVFRLLPRPVWRRLPR
- a CDS encoding precorrin-2 C(20)-methyltransferase; the encoded protein is MSNPQGTLYGVGLGPGDPELVTVKAARVIGAADVVAYHSARHGRSIARSIAEPYLRNGQVEEHLVYPVTTETSDHPGGYAAAMEDFYRESADRIAAHLDAGRDVALLAEGDPLFYSSYMHMHTRLTERFDAVIVPGVTSVSAASAAVSTPLVQGDQVLTILPGTLPADELQRRLADTDAAVILKLGRSYPAVRQALCASGRMTDAFYVERASTERQRILPASDVDDASVPYFALAMLPGRDPEPSGTGSVAVVGLGPGDIGWMTPQSRRELAAATDLIGYGPYLDRVPVRGGQRLHPSDNTDEPARARLACELAEQGRTVAVVSSGDPGVFAMATAVLEEAEQWPGVQVRVIPAMTAAQAVASRVGAPLGHDYAVISLSDRLKPWDVIARRLSAAAAADMVLAIYNPASKTRTWQVAAMRDLLLEHRDPATPVVIGRDVSGPSESVRVVALGDLDPGEVDMRCLLIVGSSQTRWAAGGAGGADRVFTPRRYPQS
- a CDS encoding TetR/AcrR family transcriptional regulator produces the protein MRSPTDRRQPQKSDLRRSAILESLDHHLRASGFDDLNIADVTRRAGVTRSAFYFYFENKAAAVAALLEPMYEDGFLASDLLSDTSQPPRARIRGMLEALLGTVDEHRYLLAAMLEARASSSAVRGVWDDARESFVGPVASMIAGERESGRAPAGAPAEVLASLLLEFNDRLMERYTVGGRLTRAELLSGAETIWLRTIYAGDGD
- a CDS encoding F420-dependent biliverdin reductase, producing the protein MAKATTRLTDDALAFLSERHLAMLTTLRADGSPHVVAVGFTFDPATHIARVITSGGSQKAVNAEHRGVAVLSQVDGARWLSLEGKSAVHTDADAVRDAELRYAQRYRTPRPNPKRVVIEVRIARVLGSSALLDRGEA
- a CDS encoding phosphotransferase family protein — its product is MTIPRSPEDITPAWLTAVLGTDVDTADVVAIGTGQTGATYRVTAAYSTASRSPSLPTTFAVKLPAQDDEVRERVALGYVSEVDFYTAIARDVTIPAPGCFHSEISADGKDFVLVLADMAPAEQGDQIAGCTPGEAELAVEALAGLHGPTWNDRRYFDLPSIVMPKPGDEAAATGMGEVAKVAADITLDKLGASISDQDRDTLLTSMGLITPWLLAVPDRFSLMHGDYRLDNLLYDPDRTRVTVVDWQTLGLGLPSRDLAYFTATSLLPETRAEVERGLVERYHAALLGHGVTGYDLQTCWHDYRLGVLQAPLITALGTAFASSTDRGDEMMLTMLRRGCRAIRELESIALVRSYQASSPTTV